The stretch of DNA GCGTGTGTAATACATGTCTCCGCTGGCCAGGTGTTCTCCCACCTGTTGCTGAGCTGTAGCAGGGATAATGATAGGTCTAACATCCGCCCATCCCAGATTGCTgaggacattttttatttaatcaattttagaataaggctgtaacgaaacaaaatgtggaaaaagtcatggggtctgaatactttccgaatgcactgtatgtctatTCTATCCCTGAGCCTTTCTATTACACAGTTCTACTCAGGGCTGTAGGGACATCCAGgcttctctgcctgtctctctgtctttccgtCTGTCTTtccgtctgtccgtccgcctgtctgtctgtccgattGCAGAGATGTAGAGTAGTGAAGGTCTGGGACCAATATAGATGTAGAGTAGTGAAGATATGGGCCTAATAGAGATGTAGAGTAGTAAAGATCTGGGCCCAATAGAGATGTAGAGTAGTGAAGTTCTGGGCCCAATAGAGATGTAGAGTAGTGCAGTTCTGGGCCCCAAAGAGATGTAGAGTAGTGAAGATTTGGGCCCAAAAGAGATGTAGACTAGTGAAGATTTGGGCCCAATAGAGATGTAGAGTAGTGAAGTTCTGGGCCCAATAGAGATGTAGAGTAGTGAAGTTCTGGGCCCAATAGAGATGTAGAGTAGTGAAGTTCTGGGCCCAATAGAGATGTAGAGTGGTGAAGTTCTGGGCTCCAAAGAGATGTAGAGTAGTGAAGTACTGGGCCCCAAAGAGATGTAGAGTAGTGAAGATTTGGGCCCAATAGAGATGTAGAGTAGTGAAGTTCTGGGCCCAATAGAGATGTAGACTAGTGAAGATTTGGGCCCAAAAGAGATGTAGAGTAGTGAAGATTTGGGCCCAAAAGAGATGTAGAGTAGTGAAGATTTGGGCCCAAAAGAGATGTAGAGCAGTGAAGATTTGGGCCCAAAAGAGATGTAGAGTAGTGAAGATTTGGGCCCAATAGAGATGTAGAGTAGTGAAGTTCTGGGCCCAATAGAGATGTAGAGTAGTGAAGTTCTGGGCCCCAAAGAGATGTAGAGTAGTGAAGTTCTGGGCCCCAAAGAGATGTAGACCAGTGAAGATTTGGGCCCAAAAGAGATGTAGAGTAGTGAAGATTTGGGCCCAAAAGAGATGTAGAGTAGTGAAGATTTGGGCCCAAAAGAGATGTAGAGTACTGAAGTTCTGGGCCCAATAGAGATGTAGAGTAGTGAAGTTCTGGGCCCCAAAGAGATGTAGAGTAGTGAAGTTCTGGGCCCCAAAGAGATGTAGACTAGTGAAGATTTGGGCCCAATAGAGATGTAGAGTAGTGAAGTTCTGGGCCCAATAGAGATGTAGAGTAGTGAAGTTCTGGGCCCCAAAGAGATGTAGAGTAGTGAAGTTCTGGGCCCCAAAGAGATGTAGACTAGTGAAGATTTGGGCCCAAAAGAGATGTAGAGTAGTGAAGATTTGGGCCCAAAAGAGATGTAGAGTAGTGAAGATTTGGGCCCAAAAGAGATGTAGAGTACTGAAGTTCTGGGCCCAATAGAGATGTAGAGTAGTGAAGTTCTGGGCCCCAAAGAGATGTAGAGTAGTGAAGTTCTGGGCCCCAAAGAGATGTAGACTAGTGAAGATTTGGGCCCAAAAGAGATGTAGAGTAGTGAAGATTTGGGCCCAAAAGAGATCCCATTGATAACCAGTTCTAAATGTAATCTCTCTAATGcatagaggagagcagagaataacacacacacacacacacacacacacacgtcaaacaACAGCCTCTGTAGCTTTGACCGAGTATGCTAGACCAGGGGGAAAGCCATTAGCAGGGCAGAGGTCTAtaaccacacacactcacgcatcaAATATTCCAAGAGGCTAGGTTAGGATTTCTGTACTGAACTTTATTTAAAAGTGAAACCAATTCTCTTCCCCCTTCCCAGCCAACAGTGTACAGGAGTCTCCTGCATCTCCTCAACAAGACCTgatcacagtctctctctttccctccctccctccctccatccaaacACATCATTCAGTTGATTAATTTTCCGAAATACAGTACGTACCTAACATGGTTCAGTTACCAGAGAGAAGTCAAGGGGTCGTCACTAGTTAactgcctatttctacaatttctcttcttaaaggtccaatgcagccatttttatctcaaaatcaaatcatttctgggtaacaatgaattaccttactgtgattgttttcaatcaaaatggttttaaagaaacaaaaatagcttcttagcaagagCAATTTttaaagcaagaattttgctaggactgtctgtataatggtctgagtggggaggggaaagctGGAAACTAGCTGTCATTGGCAGAGAGGATTGgtactctctttcttattggtctattaactgcACTGGGCGTTCCTATGGAAACTCGGACATGATTGCTCTCGCTGTCTTGCAgtcgttgacacacacacacacacacacacacacacacacacacacacacacacacacacacacacacacacacacacacacacacacacacacacacacacacacacacacacattctaaagAAGGGGATAGGATTGGTGACTGATAGCCTCACTCCACATGCTTTACAGGCCATTGAATGGTGAGACGCCTTAAGAGCAATGTCTTGGCACAATCCATAACAGATTTACAAAACAGAAACCAGAAACATCACCAGCACATCTCATCCAGTcaaatgagctaaatgttcataaACTACAGAGCTTGACCAAGCTCCACCAATCAGCAAATACTGTACAGGGTAGAAAAGAGGAGCAGGGAGAAGGACAACCCCAGTACAGGGTAGAAAAGCAGAACAGAAAGAAGGACAACCATAGTACAGGGTAGAAAAGAGGAGCAGGGAGAAGAACAGCCCTAGTACAGGGTAGAAAAGCAGAACAGAAAGAAGGACAACCATAGTACAGGGTAGAAAAGAGGAGCAGAAAGAAGGACAACCCTAGTACAGGGTAGAAAAGAGGAGCAGAAAGAAGGACAACCCTAGTACAGGGTAGAAACGAGGAGCAGAAAGAAGGACAACCATAGTACAGGGTAGAAACGAGGAGCAGAAAGAAGGACAACCCTAGTACAGGGTAGAAACGAGGAGCAGAAAGAAGGACAACCCTAGTACAGGGTAAAAAAGAGGAGCAGAAAGAAGGACAACCCTAGTACAGGGTAGAAAAGAGGAGCAGAAAGAAGGACAACCATAGTACAGGGTAGAAAAGAGGAGCAGAAAGAAGGACAACCCTAGTACAGGGTAGAAACGAGGAGCAGAAAGAAGGACAACCCTAGTACAGGGTAGAAACGAGGAGCAGAAAGAAGGACAACCATAGTACAGGGTAGAAAAGAGGAGCAGAAAGAAGGACAACCCTAGTACAGGGTAGAAACGAGGAGCAGAAAGAAGGACAACCATAGTACAGGGTAGAAAAGAGGAGCAGAAAGAAGGACAACCCTAGTACAGGGTAGAAACGAGGAGCAGAAAGAAGGACAACCATAGTACAGGGTAGAAAAGAGGAGCAGAAAGAAGGACAACCCTAGTACAGGGTAGAAAAGAGGAGCAGAAAGAAGGACAACCATAGTACAGGGTAGAAAAGAGGAGCAGAAAGAAGGACAACCCTAGTACAGGGTAGAAAAGAGGAGCAGAAAGAAGGACAACCATAGTACAGGGTAGAAAAGAGGAGCAGAAAGAAGGACAACCATAGTACAGGGTAGAAAAGAGGAGCAGAAAGAAGGACAACCCTAGTACAGGGTAGAAAAGAGGAGCAGAAAGAAGGACAACCATAGTACAGGGTAGAAAAGAGGAGCAGAAAGAAGGACAACCCTAGTACAGGGTAGAAAAGAGGAGCAGAAAGAAGGACAACCATAGTACAGCATGTAACAGTGCTGAGAAACAGGAAATGTTCCCATTGGAGAGCAGTCATAATGTGTTCAGTGGATTGCATTGACTCTACAGTAACCGAAACAACCAAAACTCACCAGGCCGTCACAGTTGCTGATGGCGACGGTGGTTCCGGGCGTGTCTGTGACATCACCCACATATAAACAGTCTCCCTGCAGTGGCTCGGAGCGCGTGGCTGTCCCGTTGCTGTCGTCATCGTCATGCCACTCCATCTTGGCTCCGGGGGCCACCAGCCGCGCGTTGTGACGCAGACGCAGGTGGAACTCCCGGCCGAAGACGGTGACGTTGTAATAAAGCTGTCTATGTCGGGGCCCACCGTCCTCCTCCTCGTACATTCCCTCTTTTTCTtcacctctttctccttctcccccgttctctccagcctctctcctccaGCGCCTACGGGACTGCCCCGCACCCACCAGGCCGGCTGACACAGCGTGGGACAAGAAGTGGCCGTCTGCGTCCACGCTCACGGGCCTCACCAGTCCATACTCCCCCAGGACATGCTGCAGGGAGTCTGaatagggggtgagagagaggacaggagaagacaggaagggatgagagaggtgAATGGGAGAAataggaggtgagaggagaggtgagagaggaatgcagagggagagtgaaggagaaaaGAGGATATGAAGGGGAGgaatgagagaattagagaagagagaaagaaggaaatgGAAGGTAAGGGGGTATattagagaatgacagagagagaaagaaggaaatgGAAGGTAAGGAGGTATATTAGAGAatgacagcgagagacagagggagttAAGGGGGTATATTAGAGAATGATagcgagagagggaaaggggaggtaagggagtatattagagaatgacagcaaaagagagagagagggaaaggggaggtaAGGGGGTATATTAGAGAATgacaacatgagagagagagagagagagagagagagagagagagagagagagagggaaaggggaggtaagggagtatattagagaatgacagcaagagaaagagggaaaggggaggtaagggagtatattagagaatgacagcgagagaaagagggaaaggggaggTAAGGGGGTATATTAGAGAATGACagcgagagaaagggaaagagagagagagagagagagagagagagagagagatggaaagagagaaggtCATCTTAATTGCATCACTTCTTGATCACTGAGAAAATCTGCATGGATTTCAATCAAATAAGCCTAtccaacacatacatacacacacacacacacacctctgaaccCAGATGTGACCCCACATCTTGCAGGGCTGCGCGCATGGAAACGGCAGCCTCAGCAGTGGCAGTGTGTTGGGTGCGTGtgcgtctctctccttctcagtcATCTCCTCACACACAGCAGcacagagacaacagagagagcagcagaagATCAAGGTGCTAATTGCGACTCTCACACGCTGAATAATGTTTTCTCACCGCCTGCCATGGTTCCCATGGAGCTGACTTCCATAGCATGCAGTTGAGTAAAGAAACACTTGGTTGGCTTAATAACAACGCCTCGTGGACACACAAGGAAACAACAACACAAGGAGATTAGCCTAGAGAGCAGAAAACACAGGGCAAACTAATTCATTATAATTGTTTTAAAGGATTCCAGTGGTAAAATAGATATAGGCCTTATAGTGTAACATAATGTAttgtcatcctcatcatcattatCTATTCTGATCAACGCACCAAGTTGTGCAAAATTCATGTTGTCCTCTCAAGCCTTGGGGAGACATGCAACATATTTCTAAGTAAGCATGCAGCCTAATTCATATAAAAGTTATATTAGCCTATTGCGTCATTACTACTTCCCCATAACCAggtctctaagcattacaggccGTTTTCTTGGCGACGCATCTCCCTAAAACTGTGGCACTGACAGTGACACCTCCCTCTGAGGCGGCTTTTAGAtgtgcgagagagagggagagagagagagagagagagagagagagagagagagagagagagagagagagagagagagagagagagagagagagatgctcccTCCGGGACCACTAGTGACAGAAAGCAGCACCTCGCCCACATATCACAACTCACAGTCACAACACTAGATCATATCAGTGTGACACTAACCCTCCGACTGTCCTTCTCAATATCACGCAATATAATTATTAATATCTGAAATGGATATCTTTACACAGAGATAATAAATATGGTGTTTTAATCACTATAGGCATAATGAGTGTCTATAATGGATATTGTTATCTAACAGTTGTGAGAATAAGCAGTTGAGATCAGTGGTGTTTATAGGTACAAGTTACATATATAGCCGCTTGGGCCTTGCAGCCGCTAGGGGCATCTCTTTTTTCAGGAAGCCAGTCAAGGTCTCAACTTCCTGTTAGTTaggatagtagaatacacaatgtGAAATTtctaaatttggttgtgcatcagcagttttccttttgttatgtcagtcactaacagtcactcaattagcccatgtcagacAACATTGTATAGATTGCTCGGTAAGGTAgtttagccagctatctaaaccttGTAGCAATCATGGCTGAAATACTGACCGGGCACACAAGGCACGTGCCCAGACCCTGACCTCTATGGAAAGGGGGAattcattcaactgaaatgtgtcttccgcatttaacccaacccttctgaatcagagaggtgcagggggctgccttaatcgacatccacgtcatcggcaGGGcacccggggagcagttgttgggggttaactgccatgATCAAGGGGCCCcactgattttgttagtcactctcgctcagatatcatattaacatggcataagtcatggcaaaatatgtagaattacAGGGAATTTGCTTTAAAACGGCTAAATGTTTTTTCCATTCCATGTCAAAATGTTTCGAACTCcatgaaattagctttaaaatggcAAAGTTCAATCTGCCCCATGGAAAAATTAGTAGAATCGCATGCAATTTGTTTTAAaactgattttattttattttttatctgcaCCAGTCCACCAAATATGGCTTAGGGCCCCCGAAAAGCTAGGAAGAGCCCTGGATGAGGGAGAGGTACCAGGCACCTGATTCCGGCAAGATCTCATCAGACTGATCCTATAATAACAGTTTCAATAAGCTATGTTTTCCACATAAACactaaataaaaaaaagttgtcTGTAAAACACTGTGCAATTATATTATTCTGctatgtttattattattattattattattattctcaaATGTAACGGAATTATGTtaatttataatcaataacatccgATCTTTCTGTCCTGTGACCAAATCGATAGCAGCGATCTCCACCTAATCAGATACGGTTACTCCATGGCAAACAAACCTTGCATCCTCTACAAAGCCAAAGTGAATTATCCTGCCCTGACTGTCCGAAAACCTGAACCGCGCGCCAGCGTCACCAccgggatgaggagaggagagagaaacgcACACTTCACAACACTGCCTGCCCTTATGCCACAGCACAGAGACGATTCTCTGGGAAATGTATCGGGAACCTTCATCCATCTATTAAGTTGAAAATGGATGCTTTAGGGTATGTATATAACTCGACTATAGCCTAGGCTACGCTGTTGGGCGCACAGTGCGCACAGAAGGTTGCGCCTACCCAATTGACCCCCGGCGTATGGAAACAGCAAAATATTGTAAATATAAGTCGCACATTTACCTACCTACGCTACTGGCGATATACAGGCCGCTCGTGTGAAGAAAGGCCGGCAGAATGATTAAGATTGTAAATCCAGGCGCGAGACCCATGGCAGCTCCAAACTGCGCAGGTGAGAGAGTGGGACTTCGGGCTCCAGTGTGCTAAAGTTCCCCGCGACTAGCCACACCGCCACGACAGCAACAGCACAGCAGCCCGCAACTAACTGCCAAGTGCACCGGGAGAgaacgctccctccctctctctctctccctttctaactcacactctctctctctccctctctctctctatctatctctctccctctccctctctatctctctctgtctcgctcgctcctTGCCTCTGCACTCTGACAACTCCCCGACTCCACATACACGTGCGCCCACACATTTCTCTCGATGTGTTGTGCACGCAGGAATGCGCGAGGAAATATGAGGATAGTTCTGAAAACATTGGGTGTGCTGCAACTGTTTGACAGTTCATGACAGCTCAAATAAATCACAGGAAAATCTGAGAAAATTagcaacctctccctgtccaccccaaaatagtaaataatggagAACATTTCGTTTTGTaactttaaaggcccagtgcagtcaaatacagtggggcaaaaaaagcatttagtcagccaccaattgtgcaagttctcccacttaaaaagatgagagaggcctgtaattttcatcataggtacacttcaactatgacagacaaaatgagaaaaaaaatccagaaaatcacattgtaggattttttatgaatttatttgcaaattatggtggaaaataagtatttggtcacctacaaacaagcaagattcctggctctcacagacctgtaacttcttctttaagaggctcctctgtcctccactcgttacctgtattaatggcacctgtttgaacttgttattaggataaaagacacctgtccacaacctcaaacagtcacactccaaactccactatggccaagaccaaagagctgtcaaaggaaaccagaaacaaaattgtagacctgcaccaggctgggaagactgaatctgcaataggtaagcagcttggtttgaagaaatcaactgtgggagcaattattaggaaatggaagacatacaagaccactgataatctccctcgatctgtggctccatgcaagatcacaagaacggtgagcaaaaatcccagaaccacatggggggacctagtgaatgacctgcagagtgctgggaccaaagtaacaaagtctaccatcagtaacacactaccacgccagggactcaaatcctgcagtgccagatgtgtccccctgcataagccagtacatgtccaggcccctgctagagagcatttggatgatccagaagaagattgggagaatgtcatatggtcagatgaaacaaaaataggtaaaaactcaacttgtcgtgtttggaggacaaagaatgctgagttgcatccaaagaacaccatacctactgtgaggcataggggtggaaacatcatgctttggggctgtttttctgcaaagggaccaggacgactgatccgtgtaaaggaaagaatgaatgaggccatatatcgtgagattttgagtgaaaacctccttccatcagcaagggcattgaagatgaaagggTCTTTGAaagggtctttcagcatgacaatgatcccaaacaccccgcccgggcaacgaaggagtggcttcgtaagaagcatttcaaggtcctggagtggcctagccagtctccagatctcaaccccatagaaaatctttggagggagttgaaagtctgtgttgcccagcaacaaccccaaaacatcactgctctagaggagggGTCTTTTCCATCTGttacctggtggtggtggggtctggtctctctgttacctggaggTGGTGGGGTCTAGTCTTTCTGTTATCTGGTGGTgatggggtctggtctctctgttatctgGTGATGGTGGGAtctggtctctctgttatctggtggtggtggggtctggtctctctgttatctggtgatggtggggtctggtctctctgttatctggtgatggtggggtctggtctctcttacctggtgatggtggggtctggtctctctgttatctggtggtggtggggtctggtctctctgttatctggtgatggtggggtctggtctctctgttatctggtgatggtggggtctggtctctcttacctggtgatggtggggtctggtctctctgtcacctggaggttgtggggtctggtctctctgttacctggtggtggtggggtctggtctctctgttacctggaggTGGTGGGGTCTAGTCTTTCTGttatctggtggtggtggggtattGTCTCTCTTttatctggtggtggtggtgggatctggtctctctgttatctggcggtggtggggtctggtctctctgttatctggtgatggtggggtctggtctctctgttatctggtgatggtggggtctggtctctcttacctggtgatggtggggtctggtctctctgtcaccTGGAGGTTGTGGGGTCTTTTCCATCTGTTACCTGGTGGTGGGGTATTGTCTCTCTTttatctggtggtggtggggtctggtctctctgttatctggtgatggtggggtctggtctctctgttacctggtggtggtgggatctggtctctctcttaccTGTAGGTGGTttggtctggtctctctgttacctgtagGTGGTGTAGTCtagtctctctgttatctggAGGTGGTCAGGTCTGGTCTTTCTGTTATCTgatggtggtggggtctggtctctctgttatctgGTGTTGGTGGGGTATTGTCTCTCTGttatctggtggtggtggggtctggtctctctgttatctggtgatggtggggtctggtctctctgttacctggtggtggtggggtctggtctctctcttaccTGTAGGTGGTttggtctggtctctctgttacctgtagGTGGTGTAGTCtagtctctctgttatctggAGGTGGTCAGGTCTGGACTCTCTGTTATCTgatggtggtggggtctggtctctctgttatctgGTGTTGGTGGGGTATTGTCTCTCTGTTAtctggtggtggggtctggtttCTCttatctggtggtggtggggtctggtctctctgttatctggtgatggtggggtctggtctctctattatctggtggtggtggggtctggtctctctttTATCTGGGGATgttggggtctggtctctctgttatctggtggtggtggggtctggtctctctgttacctggaggtggtggggtctggtttctctgttacatggtggtggtggtggggtctggtctctctgttacctgggggTGGTGGGGCctggtctctctgctctctggtgTTGGTGTGGTCTGGTCTCTTTTAGCTGGTgttggtggggtctggtctctctgttatctgGTGGTGGGGGGTCCGGTCTCTCAGTTACCTGGAGATGGTGGGGTCTGTTCACTCTGTTAcctggtggtggggtctggtctctttGTTACATGGAGGTGGTGTAGTCtagtctctctgttatctggAGGTGGTCAGGTCTGGTCTTTCTGTTATCTgatggtggtggggtctggtctctctgttacctggaggtggtggggtctggtttctctgttacatggtggtggtggtggtggggtctggtctctctgttacctgggggTGGTGGGGCctggtctctctgctctctggtgTTGGTGTGGTCTGGTCTCTTTTAGCTGGTgttggtggggtctggtctctctgttatctgGTGGTGGGGGGTCCGGTCTCTCAGTTACCTGGAGATGGTGGGGTCTGTTCACTCTGTTACCTGGTGGAGGGGTCTGGTCTCTTTGTTACATGGAGGTGGTGGGGTCTGTTCTCACTGTTAcctggtggtggggtctggtctctctgttacctaGAGGTGGTGGGGTATTTTATATATGttacctggtggtggtggggtctggtctctctgttacctggaggTGGTTGGAactggtctctctgttacctggtggtggtggggtctggtctctctgttacctggtggtggtggggtctggtctctctgttacctgtaggtggtggggtctggtctctttGTTACCTGCTGGTGGTtgggtctgttctctctgttatctGGTATTGGTggggtctgttctctctgttatctggtgatggtggggtctggtctctcttacctggtggtggtggggtctggtctctctgttatctggtggtggtggggtctgggctctctgttacctggaggtggtggggtctggtttctctgttgcctggtggtggtggtggggtctggtctctctgttacctgggggTGGTGGGGCCTGGTCTCTCTGCTCTTGGTGTTGGTgtggtctggtctctctgttacctggtggtggtggggtctggtctctctgttacctggtggtggtggggtctggtctctctgttatctgtaggtggtggggtctggtctctttGTTACCTGCTGGTGGTtgggtctgttctctctgttatctGGTATTGGTggggtctgttctctctgttatctggtgatggtggggtctggtctctcttacctggtggtggtggggtctgggctctctgttacctggaggtggtggggtctggtttctctgttgcctggtggtggtggggtctggtctctctgttacctgtaggtggtggggtctggtctcccTGTTACCTGCGGTCTCTCTGTTATCTGGTgatggtggggtctggtctctctattatctggtggtggtggggtctggtctctctttTATCTGGGGATgttggggtctggtctctctgttatctggtggtggtggggtctggtctctctgttacctggaggtggtggggtctggtttctctgttacatggtggtggtggtggtggggtctggtctctctgttacctgggggTGGTGGGGCctggtctctctgctctctggtgTTGGTGTGGTCTGGTCTCT from Oncorhynchus kisutch isolate 150728-3 linkage group LG15, Okis_V2, whole genome shotgun sequence encodes:
- the LOC116353582 gene encoding A disintegrin and metalloproteinase with thrombospondin motifs 2-like, which produces MGLAPGFTILIILPAFLHTSGLYIASSVDSLQHVLGEYGLVRPVSVDADGHFLSHAVSAGLVGAGQSRRRWRREAGENGGEGERGEEKEGMYEEEDGGPRHRQLYYNVTVFGREFHLRLRHNARLVAPGAKMEWHDDDDSNGTATRSEPLQGDCLYVGDVTDTPGTTVAISNCDGLAGMIRMEEEEFFIEPVERGNGVMGEEEGGGGRQHIVYRSSSVKKMPVSGPAAGYHSRGL